Proteins encoded in a region of the Raphanus sativus cultivar WK10039 chromosome 8, ASM80110v3, whole genome shotgun sequence genome:
- the LOC108822107 gene encoding dirigent protein 20-like, with product MAKLIFFLGVQILLLAAVSSAEDDGENFTGTIDRKLLGLHKKEKLTHFKVYWHDILSGPKPSSIRIKPPVKTSTSYFGGVTMFDNALTEKVEINSTLLGQAQGFYAGAAQKEFSFLVGMNFSFKTGKYNGSTITILGRNPVLSEVREMPIVGGTGLFRFARGYVEARTKLLNLKNGDAIVEYSCYVLHY from the coding sequence ATGGCTAAGCTCATTTTCTTTCTTGGCGTCCAAATCCTCCTTCTCGCTGCCGTATCATCCGCCGAAGACGATGGGGAAAACTTCACCGGAACCATAGACCGTAAACTCCTCGGTCTCCACAAGAAAGAGAAACTAACGCATTTCAAAGTGTATTGGCACGACATCTTAAGCGGTCCAAAACCAAGCTCCATCAGAATCAAGCCACCGGTTAAAACCTCCACCTCCTACTTCGGAGGAGTCACGATGTTCGACAACGCTTTGACGGAGAAAGTTGAGATAAACTCCACGTTGTTGGGCCAGGCCCAAGGGTTTTACGCCGGAGCTGCTCAAAAAGAGTTTAGTTTTCTAGTGGGGATGAACTTTTCTTTTAAGACAGGGAAATATAATGGAAGCACGATCACGATTCTTGGTCGGAACCCTGTGTTGTCAGAGGTAAGAGAAATGCCTATCGTCGGAGGAACTGGGCTTTTCCGGTTTGCTAGAGGGTATGTTGAGGCTCGTACAAAATTGCTTAACCTAAAGAACGGTGATGCTATTGTTGAGTACAGTTGTTATGTTTTGCATTATTGA
- the LOC108822106 gene encoding protein NONRESPONDING TO OXYLIPINS 2, mitochondrial, producing MASSSKVCRLSTKLHSLTQRLSKTNLHASSVPSPIKSSLPSSPTPRINPSFTRLPVELSSCVSLFPLHSAVASARLVSSLSVESMSWGLVPQGISMPL from the exons ATGGCGTCGTCCTCTAAAGTGTGCAGATTATCAACAAAGTTACACTCTTTAACCCAGAGGCTTAGCAAGACGAATCTTCACGCCTCCTCCGTACCCTCTCCCATCAAATCTTCGTTACCATCCTCACCCACTCCCCGTATCAATCCATCTTTTACTAG ATTACCAGTGGAGCTGAGTAGCTGTGTGTCGCTGTTTCCGCTACACAGTGCTGTAGCATCTGCTAGATTGGTATCAAGTTTGTCTGTTGAGTCTATGAGCTGGGGTTTAGTTCCTCAAG GTATCTCAATGCCTTTATGA
- the LOC108822105 gene encoding inactive protein kinase SELMODRAFT_444075, with product MIRGKQEKRPGSNGTEKVLVAVKASREISKTALVWALTHIVHPGDCITLVVVVTSHNAGRKLWTLPGFAGDCANGHRKSHPDAIPELKSDLTDTCSQMILQLHDVYDQNKVNVRIKIVSASPCGAVASEAKESQATWVVLDKHLKHEVKRCIDELQCNIVAIKRSQAKVLRLNLVGSPTRKDAVKENKTKSSGSVGALVTTPLSSPEVGTPFTGTEAGTSSVASSDLGTSSPICTVEVEKDGANASQVSTNMALLDGEETKIFRSGLEEIRGARNAPPVPPPLCSICQHKAPVFGKPPRFFSYKELELATKGFSQSNFLAEGGFGSVHRGVLPEGQVVAVKQHKLASTQGDVEFCSEVEVLSCAQHRNVVMLIGFCIEQGRRLLVYEYICNGSLDAHLYGRHKDTLEWPARQKIAVGAARGLRYLHEECRVGCIVHRDLRPNNILITHDYEPLVGDFGLARWQPDGELGVDTRIIGTFGYLAPEYTQSGQITEKADVYSFGVVLIELITGRKAMDISRPKGQQCLTEWARSRLEVYAVEELVDPRLEKRYSETEIICMIHTASLCIRRDPHLRPRMSQVLRLLEGDLVVNERFSARLSTERSQRLVR from the exons ATGATCAGAGGAAAACAGGAGAAGAGACCAGGTTCTAATGGGACTGAGAAGGTTCTTGTTGCTGTTAAAGCATCTAGAGAGATTTCAAAGACAGCATTGGTTTGGGCTTTGACTCACATTGTTCATCCTGGAGATTGCATaactcttgttgttgttgtcactTCTCACAATGCTG GTCGAAAACTTTGGACTCTCCCAGGGTTTGCTGGAGATTGTGCAAATGGTCATAGGAAATCACATCCTGATGCAATCCCCGAGTTAAAAAGTGATCTCACTGATACTTGTTCCCAAATGATTCTCCAGCTACATGATGTCTATGACCAAAACAAG GTTAATGTCAGGATCAAGATTGTTTCTGCATCACCATGTGGAGCTGTTGCATCTGAGGCCAAGGAGTCGCAAGCAACTTGGGTAGTTCTTGATAA GCACCTTAAGCATGAAGTGAAACGGTGCATTGATGAGCTACAATGTAACATTGTGGCCATAAAACGTTCTCAGGCAAAAGTACTGCGGTTGAACTTGGTCGGTTCACCAACAAGAAAAGATGCAGTGAAAGAGAACAAAACCAAGTCGTCAGGTTCTGTTGGAGCTTTAGTTACAACTCCTTTGAGCAGTCCTGAGGTTGGCACACCATTCACAGGCACAGAAGCTGGGACTTCATCAGTGGCTAGCTCTGACCTCGGAACATCATCGCCTATTTGCACAGTGGAAGTGGAAAAGGATGGTGCTAATGCCTCTCAAGTATCTACCAACATGGCTTTGCTTGATGGAGAAGAAACCAAGATTTTTAGGAGTGGCTTGGAGGAGATAAGAGGAGCACGAAACGCTCCTCCTGTTCCACCTCCTCTCTGCTCTATCTGTCAGCACAAAGCACCTGTATTTGGAAAACCACCGAGGTTCTTCTCTTACAAAGAGCTAGAGCTTGCAACAAAAGGGTTTTCACAGTCTAACTTCTTAGCAGAAGGAGGGTTTGGATCTGTTCATAGAGGTGTGTTACCAGAAGGCCAGGTTGTAGCAGTAAAGCAACACAAACTAGCTAGTACTCAAGGAGATGTAGAGTTTTGCTCTGAAGTAGAGGTTTTGAGCTGTGCTCAGCACAGAAACGTGGTTATGTTAATAGGTTTCTGCATTGAACAAGGCAGAAGACTCTTGGTCTATGAATACATATGCAATGGATCATTAGACGCTCATCTATATG GTCGTCACAAAGACACTTTGGAGTGGCCTGCAAGGCAGAAAATAGCGGTTGGAGCGGCTCGTGGTCTTAGATATCTTCATGAAGAGTGTAGAGTTGGCTGCATTGTTCACAGAGACTTAAGGCCTAACAATATACTAATCACTCATGATTATGAACCACTG GTTGGAGATTTTGGTTTAGCGCGGTGGCAGCCTGATGGAGAGCTCGGTGTAGACACACGCATAATAGGAACATTCGG TTACTTAGCTCCAGAGTATACTCAAAGTGGACAGATCACAGAGAAGGCTGATGTATACTCATTTGGGGTTGTACTAATCGAGCTAATCACGGGTCGTAAAGCCATGGATATCTCCAGACCAAAAGGACAACAGTGTTTAACTGAATGG GCTAGATCTAGATTAGAAGTGTATGCTGTCGAAGAGCTGGTTGATCCGAGGCTAGAGAAGAGATACTCAGAAACAGAAATCATTTGTATGATTCATACAGCTTCATTGTGCATACGCAGAGATCCACATTTGCGTCCTCGTATGTCTCAG GTGTTGCGTTTACTGGAAGGAGATTTGGTAGTGAATGAGAGGTTTAGTGCAAGATTATCGACTGAGAGAAGTCAAAGATTAGTGAGATAG
- the LOC108822103 gene encoding PRA1 family protein F2, with protein sequence MTNYGTIPTSSHPSPPIDLEYISRAKHRIKSGLATRRPWKLMFDRESMTFPHGFFDAISRIKTNLAYFRANYAVAVLVVLFLSLIYHPTSLLVLAVLVVFWIFLYFLRDEPLVVFNHQIDDRTVMICLSVLTVVTLLFTHATANILGAVLTAAVLVLIHAAVRRSDNLFLDEDAVAASEYSGLTSYPSS encoded by the coding sequence ATGACGAACTACGGCACCATTCCGACGTCGTCTCATCCATCTCCCCCGATCGATCTCGAGTACATCTCACGCGCCAAACACCGCATCAAATCAGGTCTCGCCACGCGCCGCCCATGGAAACTAATGTTCGATCGCGAGTCCATGACCTTCCCCCACGGCTTCTTCGACGCGATCTCGAGGATCAAAACCAACCTCGCCTACTTCAGAGCCAACTACGCCGTCGCCGTCCTCGTCGTCCTCTTCCTGAGCCTCATCTACCACCCGACGTCGCTCCTCGTCTTGGCCGTCCTCGTCGTCTTCTGGATCTTCCTCTACTTCCTCCGCGACGAGCCTCTCGTGGTTTTTAACCATCAGATCGACGATCGGACGGTCATGATCTGTCTCTCGGTGCTGACCGTCGTTACGCTTTTGTTCACGCACGCGACGGCGAATATTCTCGGAGCGGTGTTGACCGCCGCCGTGTTGGTTTTGATCCACGCGGCGGTTAGGAGGAGTGATAATCTGTTCTTAGACGAGGATGCTGTGGCGGCGAGTGAATATTCGGGGCTGACGTCATACCCTTCGTCATAA